In one window of Psychrobacter sp. P2G3 DNA:
- a CDS encoding fumarylacetoacetate hydrolase family protein yields the protein MSESPHVSLINDVFAHADEGDVKVKTGRISIGKVVCVGRNYAAHAQELGNEIPKSPILFMKPASSVAFMRNDIIRPDSDRYGDTHYEAELCIQLSADLSNATVAQAQQAIGSVTIGLDLTLRDLQTELKQKGHPWERAKCFDGACVLADWVDPQAFGDFSNVHYQLYINDELKQDGDSTLMLFPVYELLAEISHAFSLQAGDVIMTGTPSGVGILHAGDELKLVLGAHEWQTRVQ from the coding sequence ATGAGTGAATCACCCCATGTGTCTTTGATTAATGACGTTTTCGCTCATGCTGACGAGGGAGATGTTAAAGTCAAAACTGGCCGTATCTCGATTGGTAAAGTTGTCTGCGTCGGTCGTAACTATGCTGCCCATGCGCAGGAGTTAGGCAACGAGATACCAAAGTCGCCAATTTTATTTATGAAGCCTGCATCATCAGTGGCTTTTATGCGCAACGATATCATACGACCAGATTCAGATCGCTATGGTGATACTCATTATGAAGCAGAGCTTTGTATTCAGTTATCTGCTGACTTGAGCAATGCAACGGTAGCGCAAGCACAGCAAGCAATCGGTAGCGTCACTATAGGGCTTGACTTGACCTTACGCGATTTACAGACTGAGCTTAAACAAAAAGGTCATCCTTGGGAGCGTGCGAAGTGCTTTGATGGCGCGTGCGTACTCGCTGATTGGGTTGACCCACAAGCATTTGGTGATTTTAGCAATGTGCATTATCAGCTTTATATTAATGATGAGCTTAAGCAAGATGGTGACAGTACGTTGATGCTTTTCCCTGTGTATGAATTACTTGCTGAGATTAGTCATGCTTTTAGTTTGCAAGCAGGTGATGTGATTATGACTGGCACCCCAAGCGGCGTTGGTATACTGCATGCAGGCGATGAGTTAAAATTGGTATTGGGCGCGCATGAGTGGCAGACGCGGGTACAATAG
- a CDS encoding PhoX family phosphatase yields MTLLNDKQNLAHEVVEDSNPTHNTDFQSIINRRLNRRSILKGGTGLTAAAFFGALPLVGCADNDESSAGSPLVNNDNDAAIPAQGDLKRPETLKFKAVAHSTAETMSVAEGYKAEIILPLGTPLISGIDDWKDNREQSAESFDWRMGDNHDGMWFFGKKGHGYDAKASENGLLVMNHEYVNSSELSPFGYHVIQNNNAAPIFKNRRLASDVRREANCHGVAVVEMTRRANGIGYEMVLNSKYNRRITSSTQSQLAGPVAGSDLVKTKFDPTGFQTRGINNNCGAGLSPWGTYLTTEENFLGVFARGQDASQLTVAQNYGRERYGATENFASSGYLWHTPEAKDAKISDEFSRWDMTAVGATATDDYRNGFNTFGYITEIDPFDQHSMPQKRTALGRFAHENCAYAPVEQGKPVVFYMGDDARGEYIYKFVSKALWSNKDIGAGLKAGDKYMNEGTLYVAIFHDDGSGEWQPLVHGQNGLDASNSVLPFNGQDDVLVFARAAADTLGATKMDRPEWVSVSPITGEVYVTLTNNKYRGERDDQPVSATNPRSYQARGKARGNDNGHIIRWAEAGGEHAATSFEWDIYLFAAPSALSAENLSQLNDNNDFSSPDGLYFDPRGVLWIQTDDGAYTDTSSCMLLAALPGNVSDGTLKTTSAGQQTRVGMKANNDNIKRFFVGPEGCEVTGITMTPDFKTLFINIQHPGNNWGAVAGGSTPRSATVMITREDGDVILAESFATDIKTT; encoded by the coding sequence ATGACATTACTGAATGATAAGCAAAATCTTGCCCACGAAGTTGTTGAAGACTCCAATCCTACTCATAATACTGACTTTCAAAGCATTATCAATCGTCGTCTGAACCGCCGTAGTATTCTAAAAGGTGGTACAGGATTGACAGCTGCTGCTTTCTTTGGCGCACTTCCTTTAGTCGGATGTGCTGACAATGATGAAAGTAGTGCTGGAAGCCCCCTTGTCAATAATGATAATGATGCTGCTATTCCTGCACAAGGTGATTTAAAGCGTCCTGAGACTTTAAAGTTTAAAGCAGTTGCGCATTCCACTGCCGAAACAATGAGCGTGGCGGAAGGTTATAAAGCTGAAATTATATTACCACTGGGCACGCCATTAATTTCTGGCATTGATGATTGGAAAGACAATCGTGAGCAGTCTGCTGAGTCGTTTGATTGGCGTATGGGTGACAACCATGATGGCATGTGGTTCTTTGGCAAAAAGGGCCATGGATACGATGCTAAAGCGTCAGAGAATGGTCTGCTGGTCATGAACCATGAGTACGTGAATAGTAGCGAGCTAAGCCCGTTTGGCTACCATGTAATCCAAAATAATAATGCTGCACCCATATTTAAAAATCGTCGCCTCGCCAGTGATGTGCGCCGTGAAGCCAATTGTCATGGCGTGGCTGTGGTTGAGATGACTCGCCGCGCCAATGGCATAGGTTATGAGATGGTGCTCAATTCAAAATACAATCGCCGCATTACTAGCAGTACTCAATCGCAGTTGGCAGGGCCAGTTGCTGGCTCTGATTTGGTCAAGACCAAGTTTGATCCGACAGGCTTTCAGACTCGTGGAATCAATAATAATTGCGGTGCAGGACTATCGCCTTGGGGCACGTATTTGACGACCGAAGAGAATTTTTTAGGAGTTTTTGCCCGTGGTCAAGATGCCAGTCAATTAACTGTCGCACAGAATTACGGTCGTGAGCGTTATGGTGCAACAGAAAATTTTGCCAGCTCAGGGTACTTATGGCATACCCCAGAAGCCAAAGACGCCAAAATCTCTGATGAATTTTCCCGCTGGGACATGACTGCTGTCGGTGCAACTGCGACTGACGATTACCGCAATGGTTTTAACACCTTTGGTTATATCACCGAAATTGACCCTTTTGACCAACATTCTATGCCACAAAAACGTACAGCGCTGGGTCGTTTTGCTCACGAAAACTGCGCCTATGCGCCTGTTGAGCAAGGCAAACCAGTGGTTTTTTATATGGGTGATGATGCCCGCGGTGAGTATATCTATAAGTTTGTCTCTAAAGCCCTGTGGTCAAATAAAGACATAGGAGCGGGCTTAAAAGCTGGTGACAAGTATATGAATGAGGGCACGCTATACGTTGCAATCTTCCATGACGATGGTAGTGGTGAGTGGCAGCCGCTGGTTCATGGTCAAAACGGACTAGATGCCTCTAATAGCGTGCTGCCCTTCAATGGACAAGATGACGTTTTAGTGTTTGCGCGTGCTGCTGCTGACACGTTAGGGGCAACCAAGATGGATCGTCCTGAATGGGTATCGGTCAGTCCCATTACTGGTGAAGTTTATGTGACTTTGACCAATAATAAATATCGCGGTGAACGTGATGATCAACCAGTGTCTGCAACCAACCCGCGCAGTTATCAGGCTCGTGGTAAAGCGCGCGGCAATGACAATGGTCATATTATCCGCTGGGCAGAAGCAGGAGGCGAGCATGCGGCAACGAGCTTTGAGTGGGATATTTATCTATTTGCTGCACCGAGTGCTTTGTCAGCAGAAAACTTATCGCAATTAAATGATAATAACGATTTTTCTTCACCAGATGGTTTGTATTTCGACCCACGTGGGGTATTGTGGATTCAGACTGATGACGGCGCTTATACCGATACCAGCAGTTGCATGTTGCTCGCAGCACTACCGGGTAATGTCAGCGATGGCACGCTCAAAACTACTTCGGCAGGACAGCAAACTCGTGTCGGTATGAAAGCAAATAATGACAATATTAAACGATTTTTTGTCGGTCCTGAAGGCTGTGAGGTGACCGGTATTACCATGACCCCAGACTTTAAAACGTTATTCATTAACATTCAGCATCCCGGTAATAATTGGGGCGCAGTCGCTGGTGGCAGTACTCCGCGCTCAGCTACAGTCATGATTACTCGCGAGGATGGAGATGTCATACTAGCAGAATCGTTTGCAACGGATATAAAAACGACATAG
- a CDS encoding alpha/beta fold hydrolase, whose amino-acid sequence MNNPDSIDSIHDLFAKNQPKFNVNANSDSEASAKFQGDVYEELAQLEYIYVDDEIGLNTEDSKTMTSHKPISLSDFFEGLAQLATMGVVEVTDIVEAIHREIILRPLGRFNEGNVSKWQRGLTGRIYGAVRQVTRLVGNNLASALRIYKSLLNQKDSRPLPETLKQLINVLNGVMGDHLVTHNNPLAIPMILYDSSLRPRYGHLKNKEISGRVIVLCHGLCMSHLSWQPTAGNSLGACISRSLPKSTVLYLDYNTGRRISLNGRNFSKVLQQLVDNNPNISQIDLVGHSMGGLVARSALFYGKQQGFNWVKRVSNLITLGSPHHGASLERIGYFVQDMIAKLPFAGSLAKLGDLRSTGIIDLRHGSIRDDDWKSLEGRSVLPQDFHHPARLPLHVNTYFIAATLVEAHYDSKATSLLGDGLVTIESALGEYDGEHALSVPEGHKAIFYGVSHYNLLYNDRVHKQVVAWLLDNGQGSSNQEGDAFGACIHSYPENVEVVV is encoded by the coding sequence ATGAACAATCCAGATTCTATCGATAGCATTCACGATTTATTTGCTAAAAATCAGCCTAAGTTTAATGTTAATGCTAATTCTGACTCTGAAGCTAGCGCGAAATTTCAGGGTGACGTGTATGAAGAGTTGGCACAGCTTGAATATATCTATGTCGATGATGAAATTGGATTAAATACCGAAGACAGTAAAACCATGACCTCGCACAAACCTATCTCTTTGAGTGATTTCTTTGAAGGATTGGCACAGCTTGCGACAATGGGTGTGGTTGAGGTTACTGACATTGTAGAAGCCATCCATCGTGAGATTATTCTACGTCCTTTGGGACGTTTTAACGAAGGCAATGTCAGTAAATGGCAACGTGGTCTTACCGGGCGAATCTATGGGGCAGTACGCCAAGTAACACGGCTAGTAGGCAACAATCTAGCCTCAGCGCTGCGAATATATAAAAGCCTGCTCAATCAAAAAGACTCGCGCCCGCTACCTGAAACACTAAAACAGCTTATCAACGTTCTAAATGGCGTAATGGGCGACCATCTTGTCACACATAATAACCCTCTCGCTATCCCGATGATTTTATACGACAGCTCTTTACGCCCAAGATATGGACATCTAAAAAACAAAGAGATATCAGGGCGCGTTATTGTTTTATGCCATGGTCTTTGTATGAGTCACTTGAGCTGGCAACCAACTGCAGGTAATAGTCTTGGCGCGTGTATTAGTCGCAGTCTGCCAAAATCTACCGTTCTATACCTTGATTACAATACTGGACGGCGCATCTCACTCAATGGTCGCAACTTCTCTAAAGTGCTACAACAGTTAGTAGATAATAACCCAAATATCAGTCAGATAGATTTGGTTGGGCATAGCATGGGTGGATTGGTCGCTCGTAGTGCGCTGTTCTATGGCAAACAACAAGGTTTTAACTGGGTGAAACGAGTTAGTAACCTCATTACTCTTGGCTCACCGCATCATGGTGCAAGCCTAGAGCGTATCGGTTATTTTGTGCAAGATATGATCGCCAAGCTGCCTTTTGCAGGGTCGCTTGCCAAACTGGGTGATTTACGTAGTACAGGCATTATCGATTTGCGACATGGTAGTATTCGTGACGATGATTGGAAGTCTTTAGAAGGCCGCAGTGTGCTACCGCAAGACTTTCATCATCCTGCTCGTCTGCCGCTACATGTGAATACTTACTTTATCGCGGCCACGCTGGTTGAGGCTCATTACGACTCCAAAGCCACAAGCTTATTGGGCGATGGTCTGGTAACAATAGAATCTGCGCTAGGGGAGTATGATGGCGAGCATGCTTTGTCGGTACCTGAAGGGCACAAGGCCATTTTTTATGGCGTAAGTCATTACAATTTACTTTACAACGATAGGGTACATAAGCAAGTCGTTGCATGGCTGTTGGACAATGGGCAAGGTAGCTCTAATCAAGAAGGTGATGCATTTGGTGCTTGCATACATTCTTATCCTGAAAATGTTGAGGTGGTGGTCTAG
- a CDS encoding Hsp33 family molecular chaperone HslO, with protein MTQANQNSQIAKTDTVSTDNDVRQRFFIQDSPVRGDVVRLSRSYASTIAQKPYPEAIKRLLGEMLTAASLLIGTVKIDGHLSIQLQSSDSDSLLNWAMAECDQDGIIRALASWKADTDEQVQAWENMTSANEAFAELGAMGQGVLFINIQPNGGEAYQGIVERSHDNLADCLAHYQKQSAQIPTLINLASDGLQAGGILVQMLPRTAEETYEVEQNEDAGIDDDLWTRLSVLTRTVKAEELTTLDTNEILYRLYNEENVVAPDPVALSFGCTCSREKCEMAIEQIGEAEALDIIEEQGGKFEMDCGFCGEVYKFNKDDVATIFAE; from the coding sequence GCTTTTTTATTCAAGATTCGCCTGTGCGTGGCGACGTCGTACGCCTATCACGTAGTTACGCCAGCACTATCGCTCAAAAGCCCTACCCTGAAGCCATCAAACGCTTATTGGGTGAAATGTTGACGGCTGCCAGCTTACTTATCGGTACTGTTAAAATTGATGGCCACCTGTCCATTCAATTGCAGTCGTCAGACAGTGACAGCTTACTGAATTGGGCAATGGCTGAATGCGATCAAGACGGTATTATTCGCGCCCTTGCCAGCTGGAAAGCGGATACTGATGAGCAAGTACAAGCATGGGAAAATATGACCAGTGCTAATGAGGCTTTTGCTGAGCTTGGCGCTATGGGTCAAGGCGTGTTATTTATTAACATTCAGCCTAATGGCGGTGAAGCATACCAAGGTATCGTTGAGCGTAGCCATGACAATTTAGCTGACTGCTTAGCACATTATCAAAAGCAATCTGCACAGATTCCAACGCTAATTAATTTGGCTTCTGACGGCTTGCAAGCAGGTGGTATATTGGTACAGATGCTGCCTCGTACCGCTGAGGAAACCTATGAGGTAGAGCAAAACGAAGATGCGGGTATCGATGACGACTTGTGGACGCGTTTAAGCGTTTTGACTCGTACTGTCAAAGCCGAAGAGCTAACCACGCTTGATACGAATGAAATTTTGTATCGTTTATACAATGAAGAAAATGTCGTTGCGCCTGACCCAGTTGCCTTATCATTTGGCTGTACATGCTCACGTGAAAAATGCGAGATGGCAATTGAGCAAATCGGCGAAGCGGAAGCGTTGGATATAATCGAGGAACAAGGCGGTAAATTCGAGATGGATTGCGGATTTTGTGGTGAAGTCTATAAATTTAATAAAGACGATGTCGCAACGATATTTGCTGAGTAG